One segment of Pseudomonas pohangensis DNA contains the following:
- a CDS encoding glycoside hydrolase family 17 protein gives MPSSSRSLLLPYLFSCALALFALGGLWYGIGQPVTLADSATPSHKLQCVSYSPFDKDQSPFDQPFVLRPERMDADLALLAKRFRCIRTYSMDGMQALPALARKHGLQLMQGAWVSRDPLATQREVDALIASANANPDVVRSVIVGNEALLRKEVTGAQLVSLIAQVKSQVRQPVTYADVWEFWEQYPEVAPAVDFITIHLLPYWEDQPTGIDAALAQVTRVRERFGEQYAPKDILIGETGWPSEGRQRDTALPSRINQARFIRGFVQLAEQNGWHYNLIEAFDQPWKRESEGAVGGYWGLFAADRAEKNILAGSVSNLPAWPCWFGASLLLGLAALLLAGRPASVRSALLLPLLTGLGSACMLLWAELALITSRFVGEWLWAGSLLGLNVLVLIYALLSLSARGGWRQPLFNALHQRAGWWLLASGFAGAVLMLGLVFDARYRSFPSAALLLPALFYALQPVVLARREALLLAALIGLGVPLQLYQEGPGNLQAIGWALVSLLLGAALIRSARLSRPAPSVRR, from the coding sequence ATGCCCAGCTCTTCGCGTTCCCTCCTGCTGCCATACCTGTTTTCCTGCGCCCTGGCCCTGTTTGCCCTTGGCGGCCTCTGGTACGGCATAGGGCAGCCCGTCACCCTGGCAGACAGCGCGACCCCCTCGCACAAGCTGCAATGTGTCTCCTACAGCCCGTTCGACAAGGACCAGTCGCCCTTCGACCAGCCCTTCGTGCTACGGCCCGAACGCATGGACGCTGACCTGGCGCTGCTGGCCAAACGCTTCCGGTGCATCCGTACCTATTCGATGGACGGCATGCAGGCACTGCCGGCACTGGCGCGCAAACATGGCCTGCAACTGATGCAGGGGGCCTGGGTGAGCCGCGACCCGCTGGCCACGCAACGCGAAGTCGACGCACTGATAGCAAGTGCCAACGCCAACCCGGATGTGGTCCGCAGCGTGATCGTCGGCAACGAGGCGCTGTTGCGCAAGGAAGTCACCGGCGCACAACTGGTCAGCCTGATCGCCCAGGTAAAAAGCCAGGTCAGGCAACCGGTGACCTATGCCGATGTCTGGGAGTTCTGGGAGCAGTACCCGGAAGTCGCGCCTGCCGTGGATTTCATTACCATCCACCTGCTGCCCTACTGGGAAGACCAGCCAACCGGCATCGACGCGGCACTGGCGCAGGTGACCCGGGTGCGTGAGCGTTTCGGCGAGCAGTACGCACCCAAGGACATCCTCATCGGCGAAACCGGTTGGCCCAGCGAGGGTCGCCAGCGGGACACCGCCCTGCCCAGCCGGATCAACCAGGCACGTTTCATTCGCGGATTCGTGCAACTGGCCGAGCAGAACGGCTGGCACTACAACCTGATTGAAGCCTTTGACCAGCCGTGGAAGCGCGAAAGCGAAGGCGCCGTAGGTGGTTACTGGGGCCTGTTTGCTGCCGATCGCGCGGAAAAAAATATCCTCGCCGGCAGCGTCTCCAACCTGCCGGCCTGGCCATGCTGGTTTGGCGCCAGTCTGCTGCTGGGGCTCGCCGCCCTGCTGCTGGCGGGCCGCCCTGCATCGGTACGCTCCGCCCTGTTGCTGCCGCTGCTGACCGGGCTGGGCTCGGCATGCATGCTGCTGTGGGCTGAACTGGCGCTGATTACCAGCCGCTTTGTCGGCGAGTGGCTGTGGGCCGGATCTTTGCTGGGCCTCAACGTGCTGGTCCTGATCTATGCGCTGCTGAGCCTGTCCGCCCGTGGTGGCTGGCGCCAGCCGCTGTTCAACGCCTTGCACCAGCGTGCCGGCTGGTGGCTGCTGGCTTCCGGCTTTGCCGGCGCCGTGCTGATGCTCGGGCTGGTGTTCGATGCCCGCTATCGGAGTTTTCCCAGCGCCGCCCTGCTTCTGCCGGCGCTGTTTTATGCACTACAACCGGTCGTGCTGGCTCGTCGCGAAGCGTTGTTGCTGGCTGCGCTGATCGGACTCGGCGTACCATTGCAACTGTATCAGGAGGGTCCGGGCAATCTGCAGGCAATCGGCTGGGCACTGGTCAGCCTCTTGCTGGGTGCGGCGCTGATTCGCTCGGCGCGGCTTTCCCGCCCGGCTCCGAGCGTCAGGCGC
- a CDS encoding DUF485 domain-containing protein: MNDDMFQRISSNPHYQELKAKRSRFAWMLTLIMLVVYYGYILLIAFDKEWLAKPIGDGVMTLGIPVGFGVIVFTVLITGFYVRRANTEFDELTRKVIEESRK; the protein is encoded by the coding sequence ATGAACGACGACATGTTCCAGCGGATTTCTTCTAATCCGCATTACCAGGAGCTCAAGGCCAAGCGCAGCCGCTTCGCCTGGATGCTCACCCTCATCATGCTGGTGGTCTATTACGGCTATATCCTGCTGATTGCCTTTGACAAGGAGTGGCTGGCCAAGCCGATTGGTGACGGCGTGATGACGCTGGGCATTCCGGTCGGTTTCGGTGTGATTGTTTTCACCGTGCTGATAACCGGTTTCTATGTGCGCCGGGCCAACACCGAGTTTGACGAGTTGACCCGCAAGGTCATCGAGGAGTCGCGTAAATGA